From a region of the Podospora pseudopauciseta strain CBS 411.78 chromosome 7 map unlocalized CBS411.78m_7, whole genome shotgun sequence genome:
- a CDS encoding uncharacterized protein (MEROPS:MER0034728; EggNog:ENOG503Q3UK; COG:G) has protein sequence MRFLCRNFRSLHRWDPFSMVRFLGAVVALAGLAAGESLKKLNTGLTILTNNDLQGPESRFADSTVIVTESRVANNEFEKICSGLGEQPWSEGRKKGEKGLLQPLFDYLRYEKRASSSSRFWISGRKTIDVDSDISSAKSRDELAGLCTNKAPFSNETFQDTSSKWQVSVDVNNQTLTGFRDRLSFRFLGVRYAPQPQRFTYPTLFQGSGEAASALEYGSQCAQGGNTGTEDCLFLNIWTPHLPNPNSAPSKKQLRPVAFWIHGGAFTGGTANDPTFDGGNMASRGDIIVVAINYRLHTLGFLALNDGKTNGNYGLADQITALDWVRKNIQSLGGDPDRITIFGQSAGAASVRALIASPKALDKFSGAILLSNLGGLNYGTTYSKYYTIPEQVSVVANTILNATNCTNAPSQVDCLRAVPASTLTSLTSARYLVVDGTYLTTSELSLSLPSPKRRRPLNILMGITHDDGAPFISFPSSTTTDATEYLLSQGFSPSQLPPVAHPNTGNATLDLFNLTTRLATNAIFRCVDQATAFAAVQNNLFSSLYYYEFDRTYQMPGWPKLDVCEPPRTEGKPLGDTRKPYLRCHSGELYYVFGTLRRQGMRERDGDGGDRAFEQFVLDSFAQFVKEGNPNLERGWLRARGEGWKGSLGQRERAGVWEAVSKGRRRGVLRGLDWPVSRDGLFREVEYCERLGLGLGYYL, from the exons ATGCGTTTCCTGTGCCGAAATTTTCGTTCTTTACACAGGTGGGACCCTTTCAGTATGGTGCGTTTCCTGGGGGCAGTTGTTGCCCTGGCTGGGTTGGCTGCGGGTGAATCTCTCAAGAAGTTGAATACTGGGTTGACTATCTTGACGAACAATGATCTCCAGG GACCTGAAAGCCGCTTTGCGGACTCGACTGTGATCGTGACCGAGTCTCGTGTGGCTAACAATGAATTTGAAAAGATCTGCTCTGGACTAGGAGAGCAACCATGGTCGGAAGGCAGGAAGAAGGGCGAGAAAGGCTTGCTTCAACCATTGTTTGACTATCTTCGCTATGAGAAGCGGGCGAGCTCATCGTCTAGGTTCTGGATCTCAGGCCGCAAAACCATCGACGTTGACAGTGATATCAGCTCGGCTAAGAGCCGTGATGAACTCGCTGGTCTTTGTACCAACAAAGCACCCTTCTCGAATGAGACATTCCAGGATACGAGCTCGAAATGGCAGGTCTCGGTAGATGTCAACAACCAGACTTTGACAGG CTTTCGAGACCGTCTTTCTTTCCGCTTCCTCGGAGTCCGCTATGCGCCGCAGCCGCAAAGATTCACATACCCGACTCTGTTCCAGGGCTCAGGAGAGGCTGCCTCTGCTTTGGAGTATGGCTCCCAATGTGCCCAGGGAGGCAACACCGGTACCGAAGACTGTTTATTCCTCAACATCTGGacaccccacctccccaatcccaacTCCGCTCCTTCCAAGAAGCAGCTCCGCCCTGTCGCCTTTTGGATCCACGGTGGTGCCTTCACAGGCGGTACAGCCAACGACCCGACCTTTGACGGGGGTAACATGGCCTCCAGAGGTGACATCATCGTCGTAGCTATCAATTACCGCCTTCACACCCTCGGCTTCCTAGCCCTGAACGACGGCAAAACCAACGGCAACTACGGCCTCGCCGACCAAATCACAGCCCTGGACTGGGTCCGGAAAAACATCCAATCCCTCGGCGGCGATCCAGACCGCATCACCATCTTTGGCCAATCCGCTGGCGCCGCCTCGGTCAGAGCCCTGATCGCCTCCCCCAAAGCCCTCGACAAATTCTCGggcgccatcctcctcagcaacctcgGCGGTCTAAACTACGGAACAACCTACTCGAAATACTACACCATCCCCGAGCAAGTCTCGGTGGTAGccaacaccatcctcaacgCAACAAACTGCACCAACGCCCCCTCTCAGGTCGACTGCCTCCGCGCCGTCCCAGCATCGACACTGACCTCCCTCACGTCAGCGAGATATTTAGTGGTAGACGGGACATACCTCACCACATCAGAACTGTCGctttctcttccttctcccaaACGCCGCCGCCcgttaaatatattaatgGGCATCACCCACGACGACGGCGCTCCGTTTATCAGTTTCCCCTCGTCTACCACCACCGATGCTACTGAgtacctcctctcccaaggcttctccccctcccagctGCCCCCCGTAGCCCACCCAAACACAGGCAACGCAACACTCGACCTGTTCAACCTGACCACCCGCCTGGCCACAAACGCAATATTCCGCTGCGTAGACCAAGCCACCGCCTTTGCCGCCGTCCaaaacaacctcttctcctctttatattattacGAATTCGACCGGACATATCAAATGCCCGGCTGGCCCAAGCTAGACGTGTGCGAGCCGCCGCGGACAGAAGGGAAACCATTGGGTGATACAAGGAAACCTTATCTGAGGTGTCACTCGGGGGAGTTGTACTACGTGTTTGGGACGTTGAGGAGGCAGGggatgagagagagagatggtgatggaggggataGGGCGTTTGAGCAATTTGTCTTGGACAGTTTTGCGCAGTTTGTGAAGGAAGGAAATCCGAAtttggagagggggtggttgagggctaggggggaagggtggaagGGTAGTTTGgggcagagggagagggcgggggTGTGGGAGGCTGTGAGtaaggggaggagaaggggggtgctgagggggttggattggCCTGTGTCGAGGGATGGGCTGTTTAGGGAGGTGGAGTATTGtgagaggttggggttggggctggggtATTATTtgtga
- a CDS encoding uncharacterized protein (COG:B; EggNog:ENOG503NY4J) yields METFSPEAPHSSAASTNGSPAVSSDSPGTATSSSSNAFSATIDGRPSQQHPAPPPSVPAACLACRGKHLKCDGNTPCSRCTSSATECIYVASRRGYKGPRRNAAQNPNKRHASSSPPYSGPTVESCPMMLGHTPVSIPAPSLSAFNPAIVLPEQSPVSYAPTPALNHAGLYRNSFASPLDPNTMAPPNTMALTTSSAIPHVQPPVTTLAERCFDAFYHYFHAAHPFVLPKEYLLRLLKEGNTPGLNVVMAAIRYIGSLFLDAGPAKATYLEEAIRQCYLPTTTKDGFLIQALLLIIIGLDGSCQQEKARELLADCERFAIEIDLNKRQFASLHGHGNPVVEESWRRTWWDLFVCDGMIAGVHRITNFLLFDIQNDVGLPCEEQQYLTGRIPPPAYMEDFDDQLFSGEDREFSSFTYRIAAIRNLGRMMRMPQIMYPGDDTISRIEALLTNWRLHLPEAKRDDLSKNCKLDEMMFQAHFITHACTIMLHQPLSQLDSSPVQAVNSCAPHRPVPSGDNFNAHTRHTITAACEISKMVTQAVPIIQHTHFFTCVVTLSSIVHLSKWALYFIEDEEDLRQQIRLNIGALNKLSKVWKAANTAWGQVKGVAQEIYREKKAHQISPAFWVGFTQEQMISSIQADEGIMSEFNSMLTQVTQAP; encoded by the exons ATGGAGACCTTCTCGCCGGAAGCCCCACACTCGTCAGCCGCTTCCACTAACGGCTCGCCTGCGGTGTCTAGCGACAGCCCGGGGACggcgacctcctcctcgtcgaaTGCCTTTTCGGCGACCATTGATGGCCGCCCGTCGCAGCAGCACCCGGCGCCGCCTCCTTCGGTCCCCGCAGCATGTCTCGCCTGT CGTGGCAAGCACCTCAAGTGCGATGGGAACACCCCTTGCTCCCGTTGCACAAGCTCCGCTACAGAGTGCATCTATGTTGCTTCTCGTCGTGGATACAAGGGCCCTCGGAGGAATGCTGCCCAGAATCCTAACAAACGCCATGCCTCGTCGTCGCCTCCGTACTCGGGGCCTACTGTCGAGAGCTGCCCGATGATGCTAGGGCACACCCCCGTGTCTATTCctgctccctccctctcagccTTCAACCCGGCCATCGTCTTGCCGGAGCAGTCGCCGGTCTCGTACGCACCTACTCCTGCTCTTAACCACGCCGGTCTCTATCGAAACTCGTTTGCCTCACCCTTGGaccccaacaccatggcCCCTCCCAACACCATGGCCCTGACGACCTCGTCAGCGATCCCCCATGTTCAGCCACCAGTGACCACCCTGGCCGAGAGATGCTTCGATGCCTTCTATCACTACTTCCATGCCGCCCACCCCTTTGTGCTGCCCAAGGAGTACTTACTTCGGCTGCTCAAGGAGGGCAACACCCCTGGCCTCAACGTGGTCATGGCTGCCATCAGATATATTGGCTCGCTCTTCTTGGATGCCGGTCCAGCCAAGGCCACCTATCTGGAAGAAGCCATCAGGCAGTGCTATCTGCCTACCACTACCAAGGATGGCTTCCTGATCCAAGCCTTGTTGCTAATCATCATTGGGCTGGATGGGAGCTGTCAACAAGAAAAGGCACGGGAGTTGTTGGCGGACTGTGAAAGATTTGCTATTGAGATTGATCTGAACAAGCGCCAGTTTGCATCACTGCACGGCCACGGTAATCCCGTCGTGGAGGAGAGCTGGCGGCGAACATGGTGGGATCTCTTTGTGTGTGACGGCATGATTGCTGGTGTCCATCGCATCACCAACTTTTTGCTCTTTGATATTCAAAACGATGTTGGGCTGCCGTGCGAGGAGCAGCAGTATCTCACAGGG CGCATCCCTCCACCAGCATACATGGAAGACTTTGATGACCAGCTCTTCTCCGGTGAAGACCGAGAGTTTTCGTCTTTCACCTACCGTATTGCTGCCATCAGAAATCTCGGCAGGATGATGCGGATGCCTCAGATTATGTACCCGGGAGACGACACCATCTCCCGGATAGAAGCCCTGCTCACCAACTGGAGGCTCCACCTGCCCGAGGCCAAGAGGGATGATCTGAGCAAGAACTGCAAGCTGGATGAGATGATGTTTCAGGCGCATTTTATCACTCATGC TTGCACCATCATGCTTCACCAGCCCCTATCCCAGCTCgactcctcccccgtccaAGCTGTCAACTCGTGCGCCCCTCACCGACCAGTCCCCTCGGGCGACAACTTCAACGCCCACACCCGGCACACCATCACGGCCGCCTGCGAGATCAGCAAGATGGTCACCCAAGCCGTGCCCATCATCCAGCACACGCACTTCTTCACCTGCGTCGTCACCCTCAGCTCCATTGTCCACTTGTCAAAGTGGGCGTTGTACTTTAtcgaagacgaggaagaccTCCGGCAGCAGATCAGACTGAACATTGGCGCCCTCAACAAGCTCAGCAAAGTGTGGAAAGCGGCAAACACGGCTTGGGGTCAGGTGAAGGGTGTGGCACAGGAGATTTacagggagaagaaggcgcaCCAGATCAGCCCGGCGTTCTGGGTTGGTTTCACGCAGGAGCAGATGATTAGCAGTATCCAGGCTGATGAGGGGATCATGAGCGAGTTTAATAGTATGTTGACGCAGGTGACGCAAGCGCCGTGA
- a CDS encoding uncharacterized protein (EggNog:ENOG503NXHT; COG:S) — translation MHKDGALWDSPLHVSHFPLHRRVTDEESQARRQMCLHQSSLITLWGHRLVAGKELWNLEHRTHFTDRRTRVAVGENLGRISQAQLFSAHQPQRHLSANTWHGTMDPVSLAGLAIGVASIGLQVYSGCIQGIQLVITALNFPDDARYLNLRLRMEQQRLFAWSEASGLLDLDAKRRDKVLESNTFVLHRQTVLDLLVQVECLFKEFREHQEKRKGLRAVPDQDQVLENPEKDAAEANFPLPKRRRDFIKKAMRSLKESSHEASQRLQWVAFDKAAFELLLSRFSTLNDNMTGILDQRMQVEIHHTVQDTNRGVLQLHHKISDLSRLVMALNIRLEASSALPTAQLTVAKKQANADGLELISQLAKFKAFNESIESAHKRPLDEATANQLELGKPGEKRLLLDRSMIELDPAADESDQPRCEAVLVKDGVKKKVWVEWKEYDPQRPGDSSPPKAVILERVAKLAALLNHTPKPEDFRTPHCLGYFDRGSSNGQEDEDEDILNMRLGLVFERPIDNGLNQSSPPVSLHELLETTRKPPVTKRVKLAHAISKCLLYLHAVNWLHKGLRSHNIIFFKTTSGDVDFGKPYLSGFDFSRPARADEMTDIPGPGDDIEYNLYRHPNAQSTNPDERERFKKSFDIYSLGVLLVEIAHWATVDKVLGINLNVARGRPSFALKVRDSLLATDQIAELGACMGELYERATQKCIAGGEQLGLSEKDDETNDAVAARLSMVLHEKVVKKLGEIQV, via the exons ATGCACAAGGATGGAGCACTGTGGGATTCACCGTTACACGTCTCCCACTTTCCACTGCATCGGCGAGTGACCGATGAGGAAAGTCAGGCTCGCCGGCAAATGTGCTTGCATCAATCGAGCCTGATTACGTTGTGGGGACACCGCCTTGTAGCGGGGAAGGAGCTATGGAATTTAGAACATCGCACACATTTTACGGATAGACGGACAAGAGTAGCTGTTGGTGAGAACCTCGGTCGCATCTCGCAAGCCCAACTCTTCTCGGCTCACCAGCCACAGCGGCACCTTTCTGCTAA CACCTGGCATGGTACCATGGATCCCGTATCATTAGCAGGGCTCGCCATTGGCGTGGCTTCTATTGGCCTCCAGGTCTACAGCGGATGTATTCAGGGGATCCAACTGGTCATAACCGCCTTGAACTTCCCGGACGATGCCAGGTATCTCAATCTGAGGCTTCGCATGGAACAGCAACGTCTATTTGCCTGGAGTGAAGCATCTGGCTTGCTCGACCTGGACGCCAAACGAAGGGATAAAGTCCTCGAATCCAACACCTTCGTTCTGCATCGCCAGACAGTGCTTGACTTACTGGTCCAAGTCGAGTGTTTGTTCAAAGAGTTCAGAGAACACCAAGAGAAACGAAAAGGTCTGAGGGCTGTTCCTGACCAAGATCAGGTCCTCGAGAACCCTGAAAAAGATGCGGCCGAGGCCAACTTTCCACTGCCCAAGAGACGGCGGGACTTCATCAAGAAAGCCATGCGAAGTCTGAAGGAATCGTCACATGAAGCTTCCCAGAGGTTGCAATGGGTTGCCTTTGACAAGGCCGCTTTTGAGCTTCTCCTCTCCAGGTTCTCAACATTGAATGATAACATGACTGGAATCCTCGACCAACGCATGCAAGTCGAGATTCACCATACAGTACAAGACACCAACCGTGGTGTCCTGCAGCTGCACCACAAGATTAGTGATTTGTCTCGGCTTGTCATGGCCCTCAACATCAGGCTTGAAGCCAGCTCAGCCCTCCCTACAGCACAGCTCACCGTGGCGAAGAAACAAGCAAACGCCGACGGGCTCGAACTAATATCGCAGCTTGCCAAGTTCAAAGCCTTTAACGAGTCGATCGAGTCTGCCCACAAAAGGCCATTGGACGAGGCAACGGCCAACCAACTAGAGCTCGGAAAACCAGGCGAGAAACGCCTCCTTCTCGATCGTTCCATGATCGAGCTTGACCCAGCAGCCGATGAGTCTGATCAGCCGAGATGTGAGGCTGTCCTTGTCAAAGACGGTGTCAAGAAAAAGGTCTGGGTTGAATGGAAAGAATATGACCCGCAAAGACCGGGGGATTCATCACCCCCGAAAGCCGTGATTCTCGAAAGGGTAGCCAAGCTAGCGGCCCTGTTGAACCATACACCAAAACCAGAGGACTTTAGAACACCTCATTGCCTCGGTTATTTTGACAGAGGAAGCTCGAACGGGCaagaggacgaagatgaggacaTCTTGAATATGCGCCTGGGGTTGGTCTTTGAAAGACCAATAGACAATGGCCTTAACCAATCTTCACCTCCGGTGTCGCTCCATGAGCTCCTCGAGACAACACGAAAGCCGCCTGTCACAAAGCGGGTCAAGCTGGCTCATGCCATCAGTAAATGCCTGCTTTATCTCCATGCTGTCAACTGGCTGCACAAGGGGCTTCGAAGCCACAATATCATTTTCTTCAAAACCACCAGCGGAGACGTCGACTTTGGCAAACCTTACCTGTCAGGATTCGATTTCTCCAGGCCAGCCCGGGCGGACGAAATGACAGATATTCCCGGGCCAGGTGACGACATTGAGTACAACCTCTACAGGCACCCCAACGCACAATCAACAAACCCGGACGAACGTGAGCGTTTCAAAAAGAGTTTTGATATCTACAGTCTCGGCGTCCTCTTGGTTGAGATTGCCCACTGGGCAACCGTCGACAAAGTCCTCGGCATCAACCTCAACGTCGCCCGCGGCAGGCCATCATTTGCCCTCAAGGTCCGCGATAGTCTGCTCGCCACCGACCAAATCGCGGAGTTGGGCGCTTGCATGGGGGAGCTTTACGAAAGAGCTACCCAGAAATGTATCGCCGGGGGTGAACAACTCGGTCTATCAGAAAAGGACGACGAAACAAATGACGCGGTGGCGGCTCGCCTGTCAATGGTCCTCCACGAAAAGGTAGTCAAGAAGCTAGGTGAGATCCAGGTCTAG